AAGACGGATTACGACGACCATCCCCGCCCCTGAGCCCGGAAGGCCCGCCCTCGACCGACGGCGGGCTTCTGGCATTGAAGGGGCGGTCGTCGGCTCCATTCCTGCACCGGACATGGGAAAGGCCCGCGCCTGTGGGCTGCGGGCCTTGCTGCGGAATCGTTTCAGCTCGTGAGGGTCACGGGCCGATGGCGAAGCACTGGATGGCGCGGGCCTGCAGGCGGCGGCAGGCCAGATCCGCCTCTTCCTGGGTCAGGCCCATGAAATTCGCGTCATAGCCGCCCGAGCGTTCCATGATCTTGCGCAGCCCGTCGTTCAGCGTGCCGCTTTCGGCCAGCGCGATCCGCATGAGCTGGCGCTCGGCCGCGCTGCGCGACGGGAAGCGGCCCACGTTCACGCCCCAGTGCCGCCCGCCCGAGGTCGACATCCGCGTGATCACCTCGGGCGAGGTGGGCACCGGCGAGGGAGAGGCGGCCGCCAGCCGCATCGCCGGACGCTCGCGCGGCGCGAGGCCCGAGTCCGAGCCTTCGCCTTCCAGCGCGACCGCCTGCGCCACCTGCATCGCGACGTCGTCCTGCAGGGAGGCCGCCAGCGCCGATTCGATTCCGCCCTGCATCGTGTCCACCTTGGCGGCGGCCGCGATGGCCGCGCTGGAGCCCGGACGGGCGAGGGGACGCGGCGAGCGGGTCAGCACGGTCTGGAGCGGCTGCTCCACCGCGACCGCCTGCGCCGAGGCCACGGCGACCGCGTTCATGTCGATGGGCTCGGGCCGGCGGACTTTCGCGCCGGTCGGCGCCTCGCGGAAGCCGAGGTCGAGCAGCTCGGCCATCTTGGCGTTGCGGTGCGCGGTGCTCTTGCCGCCGAAGACGGTGGCGATGATGCGCTTGTTGCCGCGCTGCGCCGAGGCGGTCAGGTTGTAGCCGGCGGGCGAGGTGTAGCCGGTCTTGATCCCGTCCGCACCCTTGTAGGCGTCAAGGAAGCGCGTGTTGGTGTTCGACACGGTCGCGACGCCCGCATCGGCGGTGCGGCGCGAGAAGATGTTGTAGTATTGCGGGAAATCGAAGAACAGCCGCCGGCCCAGCAGGTTCATGTCGCGCGCGGTGGACAGGTGGCCCTCGGCGGTCAGCCCGTTGCAGTTCCGGAAGGTCGAGCCCTTCATCCCGATGGCCTTCGCCGTGCGGTTCATCCGCTCGGCAAAGGCTGCCTCCGACCCGCCGACGGCCTCGCAGATCGCGGTGGCGGCGTCGTTGGCCGATTTCACGGCGGCGGCCCGGATCAGGTAGCGCAGGGCGATGCGCTGGCCCGCCCGCAGGCCGAGCTTGGAGGGGGGCTCGGCCGCCGCGTTCTTGGTGACCGTCACCATGCTGTCGAGCGAGATCTCGCCCCGCTGGATCGCCTGGAAGGTGATGTAGAGCGTCATCATCTTGGTGAGCGACGCCGGATGGAGACGCGTCGAGGCGTTGGTCTCGTAGAGGGTCTCGCCCGTTCGGGCGTCCATCACGATGGCCGCATAGGGTGCGGCGAGGGCGGATTGCGCCGCCAGAACCCCAGCCGCGGCCACGAATAGCATTTTGCGGACGTACTGCCCCAGATGCGATGTCACGTCGCCTGTCCTTCTGCCTGCCTCGTTTCCGCCGGTTCTTTTTTGATCGTCCGGGGAGATTGTTGATTTGCCGCCGACGCTAGCACAGGCGTCGATTCAGGAAAACCCCTGAGTTTCAAGGGGTTTTCACGGGCTGTTCATCGGCTGTGGCAGATCTGGGGCAGCCGGGGCCAAGAACCTCAAGTTATGGGAAATTCCCGTTAAGCCGATCCACCAGCGCCGGCAGCCCGCCCAGGTCGGGCAGGGTGAAGAAGCGCGGATGACCGTCCGGCGGATCGGCATGTTCCAGCGCCCAGGTCAGGCCATGCGGCACATGCACGCCGAATCCCCCGGCGGCAATCGGGGGAATGACGTCCGATTTCAACGAGTTACCAACCATCAGCGCGCGCTCCGGCCCGTCGCCGTGCCGCCGGAAGATCCGCTCGTAGACCGGAGTGGTCTTGTCCGAGACGATCTCGACCGCGTCGAACAGCTCGCCCAGCTCTGACTGGGCGAGCTTGCGCTCCTGATCAAGAAGATCGCCCTTTGTGACAAGAATGACACGGTGATCGGCCGCCAGCGCCTCCACGGCCTCGCGCGCATGGGGCAGAAGCTCGATCGGATGGGCCAGCATCTCCTGACCGGCGGCGATGATCTCGCGTATGACATTGGCGGGAACGCGCTCCTCGGTCACCTCGATGGCGGTCTCGATCATCGACAGCATGAAGCCCTTGATGCCGAATCCGTAGTGGCCGAGGTTGCGCCGCTCGGCCGCCAGCAGCCGCTCGTGCAGGTGGTCGGGGCTGGCATGCTGGGCCAGAAGGCCGGTGAACCGCTCCTGAGTGAGTCGATAGAAGGTCTCGTTCTGCCAGAGCGTGTCGTCCGCGTCGAACGCGATGGTGGTGATGCGTCGGTTCATGGCCCCTCCCGCTGCTGCCGGATTACGCAGTTTCCTGCGCGGCCTGCAACGCTTTCCGCGTCATGCGCGCCTCTTTCCGACGCGCGAAAATGGATTATACTGTGCGTCTCGTCCATCCCTTCGAATCCGCGCATCGGCAGGAGCCACGATCTTGACCCTTCGTCCGCTTCAGATGTCCGACAAGACGGGCGGTCCCGGCGACGACACGTCGATCCTGACCAAGACGCGCAGCAAGACGCAGCGGCCGCCGCTGTACAAGGTGCTGCTGCTGAACGACGACTACACGCCGATGGAATTCGTGGTGCATGTGCTGGAACGCTTCTTCGGCCTGAGCCACGCGCAGGCGTTCGAGATCATGCTGACCGTCCACAAGAAGGGGCTCGCCGTCGTGGGCGTGTTCTCGTTCGAGGTGGCCGAGACCAAGGTGGCGCAGGTCATGGACTTCGCCCGCCGGCATCAGCATCCGCTGCAATGCACCATGGAAAAGGAATAGGCCGCAGGCCCCCGCATGCGATCTGCACGGCTGACACTGGCGCTGGAGACAGGCGCGGTGGTGCTGCCTGACGCGGGCAGCATCGCGGTCTATCGTGCGCGCGCCGGCGACGACCTGTCCGCCCTGCCGAAGGATCGCCTGCTGATCGTGCAGGGCTTCCGTCCCGAGCATGATGCCTTCGCGGCGCAGGGCTACCGCGTGGCGGTCGAGGGAGGGCAGGGTCATGCCGCCGCCATCGTCTGCCTGCCACGGTCGCGCGACGAGGCTAGGGCCCTTCTGGCCGAGGCCGCGGCGGCGGTGGAACCGGGCGGGCCCATCGTGGTGGACGGGCAGAAGACCGACGGGATCGAGGCGATCTACCGGGATCTGGGCGAACGGCTTGCGGTCTCGGCCACCCTGTCCAAGGCGCATGGCAAGCTGTTCACCTTCGCGGCGGGGCCGGGGCTCGAGGACTGGGCGGCGCGGCTGACCGCGGTGGAGGGCGGGTTCCGCACCTTGCCCGGAGTCTTCTCGGCCGATGCGCCCGACCGCGGTTCGGCGCTGCTGCTGGCGGCCCTGCCGGCGGAGCTGTCGGGCCGGGTGGTCGACCTTGGAGCCGGCTGGGGCTACCTGTCGCGCGCGGTGCTGGAGCGGCCCCACGTCAAGCGGCTGGACCTGGTCGAGGCCGAGCACGCGGCGCTGGCCTGCGCGCGGCTGAACGTCACCGACCCGCGCGCCTTTTTCCACTGGGCCGACGCGACCCGCTTCCGGCTCTCGAAGGCCGCGGATGTCGTGGTCTGCAACCCGCCTTTCCACACCACGCGCGAGGCCGATCCGGCGCTCGGGCTGGGCTTCCTGCAGGCCGCGGCGCGGCTTCTGCAGCCGCAGGGGGTGCTCTGGCTGGTGGCGAACCGTCACCTGCCCTATGACCGCGGACTTCGCGCGCTGTTCCGCGAGGTCGAGGAGATCGGCGGCGATGCCGCCTTCAGGATCGTCCGCGCCTCCCGGCCCGAGAAGGTCGGCGTATCGCGCGCGTAACGGGAGACACTGCATGTCACTAGTCATTGCCGGCAGGACGGCCATCGTGACCGGGGCCGCCAGCGGCATCGGTCTCGCCGTCGCGCGCCACTTCGTCGACAAGGGGGCGAACGTGATGTTCGTCGACATCGACGAGGCCCGGCTGGAGGACCAGGTGGGCGAGGAAGCCCGCGCCGAAGGTCCCGTCCGCATGTTCGCGGGCGACCTGCGCGAGAAGCTGACCATCACCAACCTGCTCTCGGCGACGGTGGATGCCTTCGACCGGGTGGACATCCTGGTGAACGCGAGCCGGCAGATCGCCACCTCCGATCCGCTCTGCCCCGAGCAGGACGCGGTCGAGACGCTCTTGCAGCAGAACCTGCTGACCAGCCTGCGCCTGACTCAGCTGACCGCCAAGCGCATGATCGCGCGCGCTGAAAAGAGCGAGGAGAAGCCGGCGCAGGTCGGCTCGATCATCAACCTCTCGTCGATCGCCGCGATCCGCACCCAGCCGGAGCTGCTGGCCTATTCGATCAGTTGCGCCGCGGTCGAGCAGATGACGCGCTCGATGGCCGTCGCGCTGGCGCCGAGGGGCATCCGGGTGAACGCGGTCTCCTTCGGCTCGGTCATGAGCGCGAGCCTGCAGAACGCGCTGAAGGACGCGCCCGGGCTGCGCGTCGCGATCACCGAGCGCACGCCGATGAAGCGCATCGCCGCGGCGTCCGAGATCGTCGAGACGGTGCAGTTCCTCGCCTCGGATGCGGCGGCCTTCATGACCGGGCAGGTCGTCACGCTGGACGGCGGGCGCAGCCTGATCGACCCGGCCTGCGCGGCAGTTCACTGAAGGCGGGCTACTTCGTCTCGGGGTAAAACGCGCGGCACTGCTCCACCGCGGGAATCGCCTGCCGCGCCAACTGGACGCGCTTCTTCTTCAGTTGCTCAAGCGTGCGGGCCTCGGCGGCAAGGTCGATCGCCTTGGGCTGGCGCACGGTATAGGGCACCTGGTCGAAGCAGCGGCGCGGCGGGTAATAGATCCGCTCGCCGTTGGCGCGGTAGCGCACGAAGGGTGGCCCGCAATCCACCCATTCCGGGCGATAGTCGGTCACCTCCTCGATCGCGTAGCCGCGGGCGAGGTTCAGTTCGCCCTCCTGGATCAGCTCGTCCACCACGCGCAGGTCGCGCGTCACCTGCGCGATGCAGCGTTCCTGCGGCGTGCCGCAGGCGGCAAGAAGAGCGAACAGCGGGATCAGGGGGCCGGCGCGTCTCATGTCCCCGAAGCTACCCGTTTCCCGGTCCCGCGCCAGTGGTTTCTGGATCGACGGCGGCAAAGCTGCTAGCTCTCGCGGAAAAGCTGTGGGAGGTTTGCATGATTGACGGCATGGACGAGCACAAGGCCCGGGCCTCCGCCTGGTTCCGAAGCCTGCGGGACCAGATCCTCGCGGCGTTCGAGGATCTGGAGGATGCGGTGGCCGGCACGTCCCCCACCGACCCGGCGCCCGGGCGCTTCGAGGTCACCGAGACCGAGCGCGAGGGCGGCGGGGGCGGCGGCCTGATGAGCGTGATGCGCGGCGGCCGGGTGTTCGAGAAGGTGGGCGTCAACGTCTCGACCGTCCACGGACGGCTGGCCGAGCGGGCGCAGCGCGCCATGGCGGCCCGCGGCGTGCCGGGGATGGAGGCGGACCCGCGGTTCTGGGCCTCGGGCATCAGCCTCGTCGCGCACATGCAGAACCCGCATGTGCCGGCGGTGCACATGAACACGCGGATGTTCTGGACACCGCACGCCTGGTGGTTCGGCGGCGGCTCCGACCTCAATCCCTGCCTCGAATATCCCGAGGACACCGAGCATTTCCACTCCACCCTGCGCACCGCCTGCGAGGCGCATTCGCCCGACGCCTATCCCCGCTTCAAGGCCTGGGCCGACGAGTATTTCTTCGTCCCCCACCGTGGGCGGGCGCGGGGCGTCGGCGGCATCTTCTACGACGACCTGAACACCGGCGACTGGGAGGCCGACTTCGCCTTCACCCAAGAGATCGGCCGCGCCTTCCTGCCGGCCTTCGTGCCGCTGGTCGAACGCCGGGTCGCCACACCCTGGACCGAGGCCGACCGCGACGCGCAGCTGATCCACCGCGGGCTCTATGCCGAATACAATCTGGTCTATGACCGGGGCACGAAGTTCGGGCTCGAGACCGGCCACGACGCCAATGCCGTGCTGATGAGCCTGCCGCCGCTGGCCAAGTGGGTCTGACGGACGGGGCCAGCGCCTTCCGACGGTCTATTCGCTGCAGACATAGACCGCGCCACCAACGGCCACCACCGTCACCGCGGCCGCCGCGAGGGTGGCCGGGGCGCTGACGATGGGCAGCGCCGTGGCGCCGAGGTTCGAGAGCGCGGCCGAAACCGATCCGGTCGAGCCCGAGAGCACGACGGCCCCGGCGCTGTTTTCAACCGCTTGGACGCCGTTCAGCACCCGGCCGGCGGCGCCCGCCACCTTCCGGGCGGTCTCGGCCGAGGCGTTGACCTTCTCGCAGAAGGCGCCCGTGGGCTGGGCGCAATGCACATAGGCGTCGCG
This portion of the Rhodobacter sp. CZR27 genome encodes:
- a CDS encoding HAD family hydrolase encodes the protein MNRRITTIAFDADDTLWQNETFYRLTQERFTGLLAQHASPDHLHERLLAAERRNLGHYGFGIKGFMLSMIETAIEVTEERVPANVIREIIAAGQEMLAHPIELLPHAREAVEALAADHRVILVTKGDLLDQERKLAQSELGELFDAVEIVSDKTTPVYERIFRRHGDGPERALMVGNSLKSDVIPPIAAGGFGVHVPHGLTWALEHADPPDGHPRFFTLPDLGGLPALVDRLNGNFP
- the hemF gene encoding oxygen-dependent coproporphyrinogen oxidase gives rise to the protein MIDGMDEHKARASAWFRSLRDQILAAFEDLEDAVAGTSPTDPAPGRFEVTETEREGGGGGGLMSVMRGGRVFEKVGVNVSTVHGRLAERAQRAMAARGVPGMEADPRFWASGISLVAHMQNPHVPAVHMNTRMFWTPHAWWFGGGSDLNPCLEYPEDTEHFHSTLRTACEAHSPDAYPRFKAWADEYFFVPHRGRARGVGGIFYDDLNTGDWEADFAFTQEIGRAFLPAFVPLVERRVATPWTEADRDAQLIHRGLYAEYNLVYDRGTKFGLETGHDANAVLMSLPPLAKWV
- a CDS encoding D-alanyl-D-alanine carboxypeptidase family protein, whose amino-acid sequence is MLFVAAAGVLAAQSALAAPYAAIVMDARTGETLYETNASTRLHPASLTKMMTLYITFQAIQRGEISLDSMVTVTKNAAAEPPSKLGLRAGQRIALRYLIRAAAVKSANDAATAICEAVGGSEAAFAERMNRTAKAIGMKGSTFRNCNGLTAEGHLSTARDMNLLGRRLFFDFPQYYNIFSRRTADAGVATVSNTNTRFLDAYKGADGIKTGYTSPAGYNLTASAQRGNKRIIATVFGGKSTAHRNAKMAELLDLGFREAPTGAKVRRPEPIDMNAVAVASAQAVAVEQPLQTVLTRSPRPLARPGSSAAIAAAAKVDTMQGGIESALAASLQDDVAMQVAQAVALEGEGSDSGLAPRERPAMRLAAASPSPVPTSPEVITRMSTSGGRHWGVNVGRFPSRSAAERQLMRIALAESGTLNDGLRKIMERSGGYDANFMGLTQEEADLACRRLQARAIQCFAIGP
- a CDS encoding SDR family NAD(P)-dependent oxidoreductase, whose amino-acid sequence is MSLVIAGRTAIVTGAASGIGLAVARHFVDKGANVMFVDIDEARLEDQVGEEARAEGPVRMFAGDLREKLTITNLLSATVDAFDRVDILVNASRQIATSDPLCPEQDAVETLLQQNLLTSLRLTQLTAKRMIARAEKSEEKPAQVGSIINLSSIAAIRTQPELLAYSISCAAVEQMTRSMAVALAPRGIRVNAVSFGSVMSASLQNALKDAPGLRVAITERTPMKRIAAASEIVETVQFLASDAAAFMTGQVVTLDGGRSLIDPACAAVH
- a CDS encoding class I SAM-dependent methyltransferase, producing MRSARLTLALETGAVVLPDAGSIAVYRARAGDDLSALPKDRLLIVQGFRPEHDAFAAQGYRVAVEGGQGHAAAIVCLPRSRDEARALLAEAAAAVEPGGPIVVDGQKTDGIEAIYRDLGERLAVSATLSKAHGKLFTFAAGPGLEDWAARLTAVEGGFRTLPGVFSADAPDRGSALLLAALPAELSGRVVDLGAGWGYLSRAVLERPHVKRLDLVEAEHAALACARLNVTDPRAFFHWADATRFRLSKAADVVVCNPPFHTTREADPALGLGFLQAAARLLQPQGVLWLVANRHLPYDRGLRALFREVEEIGGDAAFRIVRASRPEKVGVSRA
- the clpS gene encoding ATP-dependent Clp protease adapter ClpS translates to MSDKTGGPGDDTSILTKTRSKTQRPPLYKVLLLNDDYTPMEFVVHVLERFFGLSHAQAFEIMLTVHKKGLAVVGVFSFEVAETKVAQVMDFARRHQHPLQCTMEKE